The Dendropsophus ebraccatus isolate aDenEbr1 chromosome 3, aDenEbr1.pat, whole genome shotgun sequence genome includes a region encoding these proteins:
- the LOC138787095 gene encoding uncharacterized protein has translation MPKKKKPKMSDGANNAPYGPARRMRLRRKHQLVVLSILWKMRNYYLRLCRQKDAEQRRLQEVGRRYWVHPINVRRETRGHIGCLYDDLRRHPDKFQDFVRLPMEAFDNLLSILTTHLQRQDTYMRKSIPPVGRLLITLRFLATGESYVSLHLQFRVGTSTISGIVRCTCAVIWEHLQPIVMPSPTREIWLQSAAGFQSVANFPNCIGAVDGKHIRVKQPPRSGSQYFNYKKFFSVVLIAVVDSTYRFLAIDVGSYGSTGDSRALLRSEFGRRILLDHVTLPPPTPLPGTTHPAPFVMVGDQAFPLLNNLLRPYPRRGLDERGRVFNRRLSRARNFVECAFGIMTSQWRVFTTALQLKLATVDMVIKAACVLHNYLRDYAPTPEVNVETLPAFSAPINYGQGRQLNRGIVVRNLFADYFMTPEGAVPVPLSQPPL, from the exons atgccaaaaaaaaaaaaaccaaagatgtctgatggcgctaataatgcgccctatgggccagcccggcgtatgaggctgcgccgcaagcaccagctcgtggtgctttcgatcctgtggaagatgcgtaattattacctgcgtttgtgt aggcaaaaagacgcagagcagcgccgtctgcaggaggtgggacggcgatattgggtccaccccatcaatgtgcggagggagacccggggccacattggttgcctgtatgatgatttgcgacg acatcctgacaagttccaggacttcgtgcgcctgcctatggaggcctttgataatttactttccattttgaccacacatctccagagacaggacacctacatgcggaaatccatccctcctgtgggacgtctgctcataacgttaag attcttggcgacaggggagagttatgtatcgttgcacctccaattcagggttggtacgtccaccatctctggaattgtgaggtgcacgtgcgccgtgatctgggagcatttgcagcccatcgtgatgcccagtccgaccagggagatttggttgcagtcagcagcaggctttcagtctgtggccaatttccccaactgtataggggcggttgatggtaagcacatacgtgtgaagcaaccaccgcgatcaggatcacagtatttcaattataagaaatttttttctgtggtcctgatcgcggttgttgattccacgtatcgtttccttgccatcgacgtcggctcctatggcagtactggggactcccgggcgctactgagatcagagtttgggcggcgcatactcttagatcacgtgactctacctcctcccactcctcttccgggtaccacgcatcccgctccattcgtcatggtaggggatcaagccttccctttactgaacaacctgctgcgcccttacccacggagagggctggatgaacgggggagagtatttaaccggaggctgagccgggcacgtaacttcgtggagtgcgccttcgggatcatgactagtcagtggagagtgtttaccactgccctgcagttgaaattggccacagttgacatggtcattaaagctgcctgtgttctccacaactaccttcgggactatgctcccaccccggaggtgaacgtggagacactgccagcttttagtgcccctatcaactatggccaagggagacaactcaaccgcgggatagtggtcaggaacctctttgctgactacttcatgactcctgaaggcgccgtgcccgtgcccctttcacagcctcccttatga